Below is a window of Mucilaginibacter ginkgonis DNA.
AACGGTAATACAGCTGTTCCGCCGTACCGTAACTCGGTATTCCAGGTAGGTTTAGGTATAAAATTTTAAGTGTTGGTGATTAAAGTGTGGTGAGTGTGAGCCATCCGTTTAAAAGCGGGTGGCTTTTTTGCTTTGCCTCTAAAAGGTTAATATTGCAGGCTGATGAAAAATCTGGTAAACGAAACGCCAACGCCCAAAAGAAGTTATGCTTTTGTTGACGCCATACGCTGTATAGCGATGATCAGCATAGTAATGGAGCACGCAACTACATTGCCATCTAACATTTATCATCCAAAAAGTTTTACAGAGGTTGTCGTTTTATCCACCATAACACAGATTGGCAAATTTGGTACTGTATGTTTCTTTTTGTTGGCAGGTTTCCTTATCGGCGAAAAGTTTACCGATTACACGCCTGTTCAATATCTTAAGCGGCGACTGAACAGTACTTTTCTTCCCTGGCTTATCTGGAGCGGCGTATTCTTTTTATTTTTATTGGGTGATGACATTTTTATCGCTATGCGATTCAACCATGGTCAGTTTGATAGCACTTTTGGCAGCACCATTATCGATCAGCTAAAATTGGTTTACCTGCATAGCAGCTTTTGGTTTATTCCTAATTTTCTGATTTGTATCACCCTGCTGCTCATTTTTAAAAAGTGGCTATACCAAAGATGGCTGGGTGCTATATTCTTGCTTTTTACCTGTCTTTACGCAATAAACATTTATTACGAAGTAATAGATCCACTGCACTCTACCGCCATATTCGGGTTCGTTTTCTTTTTATGGCTGGGTGCACAATTTAATAAGCATTTAAATGCTCTGGAGGCATGGATGAAAAAGGTTCCTCTTGGCGTATGGATAGCTTTAACACTTATTACTCTTGTTCTCGGCGTTGGCGAATCATTGATATTGAGAAATACAAACAGCGCCGATCCTTACAACACCCTTCGTTTAAGCAATATCTTGTACTCGATGTCTTTCTTCTTTATGCTGTTTAGCATCCGGGAGTTCCCATTTACAAAACGCTTGAAGCCACGCGAAACTACGTATGGGATTTACTTACTGCAGTTTATACTGGTTTATTCAATAGTGCCCCTTGTATTTCCAACGCTTAAACACTCTGCACAATCGCTGTCTTTCCCCCTCGTATTGGCTTATTTGTTGGCTAGATTTATAATGGTGTACGCTCTCGCCTGGGGCATTGTAACGTTACTTAACAAAACCCGCATGAAATGGCTTACCGGGAATTGACCTGCGGGACTTTGTAAAAACTTGCCTTACGCAGGAAGTTTAATTTGCTAATGGCAGATTTCTGGTCGATGTAGTTAGTTGTTGAAACCTTGCTCAGCAAATGATATAAGAGGATAAAAGAATTGAGCCATGTTTTGTGCTCTAATAGATATATCAGTTTGCCTATAAATTGCTGATACTTTCCTTTAACGGTGTAGCATTTTTTTAACCAGGGTAAGCTTTTGTGAAAATAACGCGGGTGGCCCGAGTTATCCATCTCGCCCCTTATCCTGATCAGATCTGTTTTTGAATTCATGTGCTGGCGGTATTGTACCAACACTTTATCGAGATATTTTATGCTGCCGTAACTAGCCGCAACAAAAGCTATCCACCAGTCGTGGTAAAATGCAGGGTCGAAAGGGCCGTTTTGTTTAAGATAAGTAGCCAGTTTTTTATCAAACATAAAGGCATGCCCAGATAGGCAGTTGTAAAAAAGAAGCGCAAGCGGACTATCGCCCTCATACATATTGAAAACATCGGATACCTTTACCATCAATCCTTCCTCATTGAATAATTGAGAGTCGTGATAGATCAATATGTTGTCGCCAATGTTATTTACCAGCTGCTGCAGCTTATCCGGCTCCCAAATATCGTCCTGGTCACAGAGCGCAATGTAATCGCCTGTGCACAAATAGATTGCTTTTTCAAAGTTGCGCACAAAGCCCAGGTTCTGCGGGTTTTGATATAGTTTAACCCGAGTATCTCCTTTTACATAGTCATTAATGATATCGATTGTGCCGTCCGTCGAACCGTCGTCGGTGATCACTAACTCGATATAACGATACGTTTGGCCTAAAACAGAGTCGATCTGCTCGCGCAGAAATCGTGCACCATTATAGGTGCTCATTGCTACTGATATTTTAGACGTGTTCAATTGCATTGCGACTAAGTTAAAACATCTGTTGCGATATTGGCAGATACCCTTTAACTTGGCTTCAAAAGAAACCACTTCCTATTATGAGACCATTATTCTTATCGCTTGGCGCACTGTTGCTTGCAGTGAGCGTATCTGCACAAAATAAGTTAACAATCAAAGAAAGAGAGCAAGGATGGCAACTGCTGTTTAATGGAACATCAACAACAGGCTGGCATAACTATTTAAAACCCACTGCAAGTGCGGCGTGGTCTGTAAAAAACGGTGAGCTAAGCCTTGATCCTGCAGCGCCCGGCCAAGGCGACCTTGTGACCGATAAAGAATATGAAAATTTCGAACTTTCTTTAGATTGGAACATATCACCGGAAGGTAACAGCGGTATTATCTTTGGTGTGCATGAAGATTCAACTTTGAAGCAAACCTATCTTTCCGGCATCGAGATGCAAATATTAGATGACAAAGGTGCCGAAGACAATAAACTGGCCACACACCTTGCCGGATCCTTATATGATATGCGCGCGCCATCTCAAAATACTGTTAAACCAGCGGGCGACTGGAACAAAGCAGTGATATGGAAAAAAGATGGTCATTTAAAATTTTGGCTCAATGATGTGCAGGTGATCGACGTGCAGATAGGCAGCGCTGATTGGAACACCCTTTTGTTTAACAGCAAATTCAAAAGTTGGGCAAATTTTGCAAAGTGTCCTAAAGGCCACATAGCGCTGCAGGACCACAACCATAAAGTGAGCTTTAAAAACATTAAGATCAGAACGCTGTAATTGTAAGAACAGTAAACAATTTAATTGCGGGACATTTAATTAAGCATTACTTTTGCGCCTACATTTAACATCATGACAACAGAAGACAAAAAAAACTATAACACTATTTGCTACCTGGTAGCAATGATCTGCGGCGTATTTGTTGGCGCTATTATAGACAAGGGTTTCATTTGGTTGCCTGTTGGCGCTGTGTTTGGTTTAGGCTTTACCTATATTTGGTTAAGCACCCGCGCTAAAAGCAGCTTTGACGATGTAGAACAGAATTTCTAAAACGTATTTAACGATTATAAGAAAGGGTGTCCTAATCAGGGCACCCTTTCTTGTTGTTAATATTTTTTTAATTCGCGTTACAAGAATTTATACCCAACGCTTAATGCAAAAAGGTTTTGCCTTTGCCCGTAAGCGCTGTTTACTTTCGTTAGCCCGCCTTCGTAGCGCGCATCAAATGTTATAGAGCCAACATCTACGCCTGCGCCGGCCTGGAAACCCAAAGTGCCGGTTTTGTAAGTGCCAATATCCTGGTATGTTGCCTTTGCGTTGTCAGAAAAGTTTTGATCGATGTTCAATATCCCGGTATAGATAGGCCCAGCCATTATCCTGAAATTTAACGAGCTGCTACCAAACGATTGGCCAAACAGTAACGGCACGTTGATATTTGTAAAGCGCACTTTAGCGTTTTCTGTTTTTCCTGCATTCTGCACGGTAAAATTACTGCCTGTGCCACTCAAATAAAGTTCCGGCTGTACAAAAAACCCTCGCCCGCCACGCACAAATATACCTGCCTGATAGCCGGTCAATGTAGATTGATTAAATTGATCGGTATTAATGTGCGAGAAATTCGCGCCCGCTTTGACGCCTAATATAAGTTGCGCCTTTGTGGTAATACTAAACGCTGTAAGGAGTGCTAAGCTTAAGATTATCTTTTTCATAAGAGGTGTGTTAGTTGTTTGTGAGATGTAATTTATTTGCCATGGTTTAATAAACCCGTACTATAAAAACGGCGGGAATTAAATTTTCATATTTTTGTTATTCACAATCATACAACTATGTCGGCAATAACCATTAGCGATAATGACTGGAAAAGGGTTAAAATAAAACTGCAGCGCAAATATAACCATCTACGGGATGATGAGTTGCAATATTCCGCAGGGCGGGAAGAAGAACTGATAAGCAGGCTGGAGAAACTGGTTGACCGCGACCGCGATTATGTAATATTTACGCTTAAAAAAGCGTTGGTTAATATCGACAACAATAGGCTGTAAGGCCAATACATAGGCGTTATAATGAAAAGATCTTTTTACCGCAGAGCGGGTATCACGGCAGTCGTTTTAGGCCTGGCTGTAACTATTTGGAGTTTTAATGAAGATCTTTTCCAGATATCCAAGAACCTCGACGTTTTTGCCTCGGTTTATAAAGAGGTCAATGTCAATTATGTTGATGATATCAACTCGGCCAAGTTGGTTAAGACCGGTGTTGATGCCATGCTTGACGGCCTTGACCCGTATACAGAGTTCGTACCCGAGTCTGAAATTGAAGATTATAAACTTAAGTACGTAAGCAGTCAGTACGGCGGTATCGGCGCCAGTATTTTTACCCGCGATAAAAAGATTTACGTGTCAGGCGTTTTTGCCGGATTCCCTGCCCAAAAGGCCGATGTACGTCCCGGCGACCAGATCCTGAAGATAAATGACGTTGACCTTGCAGGCAAAACAAACGACCAGGTAAGCCAGCTGCTTAAAGGCAGTAAGGGAGCGGTCGTAAAATTGTTGTTCAAGCGCGGCGATGAAGCGCCCGTAGAAAAAAGCATCCTCCGCGACGAGATAAAGCAGCCCAACGTAAGCTATTACGGAATGGTTGATGGAAATATGGGCTATATCAAACTCGACAAGTTTTTAGAAAACTCTGCCGACGAAGTAACCAACGCGTTGACCAGCTTAAAGAAAAATAATCCGCAGGGATTTATCCTCGACCTGCGTTCAAATGGTGGAGGAATATTGCAGGAGGCGGTAAAAATTGTAAACTTATTTGTTGCTAAAGATGTGCAGGTGGTTTCGCAAAAAGGCAAGGTGACAGAAAAGAACTTTACCTACCGCACCCCCATTGCTCCCTTAGAACCTAATCTGCCGCTGGTAGTGCTGGTAAATAATCGTTCGGCATCAGCGTCAGAAATCGTTGCCGGTTCATTGCAGGATTTGGATAGGGCGGTGATCATTGGCCAGCGTAGTTACGGAAAAGGCTTGGTGCAGCAAACTTTCACCCTGCCTTATAATAGTTTAGTAAAGATTACCATCGCCAAATACTTTATTCCATCGGGCAGGTGCGTGCAGGCGTTAGATTACACACATCGCAAAAGTGATGGCAGTGTGTTGCGTATGGCCGATTCATCTTTACATGAGTTCAAGACCAAAAACGGGCGCTCCGTCTATGATGGCAGCGGAGTTTATCCGGATATACAGGTTAAGCAGGAGCGTTTTGCGCAGATCACGCAAACGCTGGTAAGCAAGCTGCTGATATTTGACTATGCAAACAAGTACCGCGCAGCGCATGCCACTATACCTTCTGCTGCAAATTTTAAGCTAACCGACGCAGACTACGCCGACTTTGTGAAATATCTTGCCGGTAAAGATTATTCATACAACACTAACAGCGAAAAACTGCTGGCCACACTTAAAACCGAAGCGACCAAGGAAAAAGAATTTGGTGAGATACAAGCCGAATACGATGTGCTGAAAACTAAACTGACCAACAGCAAGAAAAACGATTTGCAAATACATCGCGAAGAGATAACCCAGGTTTTGGAAAATGAAATTGCCGACCGCTACTACTATGAGCGAGGCCGTTTCGAGGTAAACTTTAAATATGATAAAGAGCTTGCCCAGGCAGTGAAAACCATGCAGGATAAAGCGCAGGTGGCTGCAGTATTAAACGGGGCGGGCGCCTATAAAGTCATCGGCAAGCCTGTACTGGCATCAGTGGGTACAAAGAAAAACGAGGATATCGCTGACCAATAAGCTGTTAAACAAATTTCTTGTTTAAGGCGTTAAGCTGTTAATACTCATTTAATACCTCTGTTATGAAACCAGCAAAAGTAATAGCCATGGCAATGGTTGCCACCTTTAGTCTTCAGCAAGCCGATGCACAATTGTTCTCGCATCACCATAAAACGCATAAAGAATTAAAAAAGCAGCATAAAAAGTGGGAGAAAGAAAAAAAGAAGGAAGAGAAGAAGCTTAAGAAACATCACGATAATAAATAATGAAGGCCCGCCGGTTAACCGGCGGGCTTTCTTACTAAATTAAAACACTATTACTCAACTCACGCTCTTGTTCAATTAATTTGCAAGCACCTCGCCCGCAATCAATTCATGCAGATTTAACTCCAGCACATCAACAATTTTAAATAATTGTATAAGGGTTATCTTCGTATGGCCAAGTTCAATTTTGCTGTAAGCGTTCTGCGAACAATCCATTCTGTAGGCCATGTACTCTTGCGAATAAGCCTTAGCCATTCGTTGCTTTTTAATCTCCGTAAGGATGTTGGTTACGTTTTCCATATTGATTGTGAAATGATTCCGTGATTTTAAATTTCCCATTGGTCTATGCTATTAGCTATTACATCAGTCTTGTAACGTTTATGGTTATCGCCGTCAACAAATGCCGTGGTCTGTATCTTGCCCTGCAGATATATAATGTCGTTAACTTGCAACTGTATTTTACTTAACGAGGGGCAATTCTCATGTACCTTTATCTGATGGAGTTCTTCTTGTACAGTTTCGCCCTTAGCGCTACTACGTTTTTCTGTAGTTAATAACTTAAAACACAGCCATTTGTTCTTTCCGCCATCAAGCCAATAGGGGTCTTCTGTAATTTTTCCTGCAAGTATTACTTTGTTTACGCATCCGCTATTGTTCATTAACTGGTTGTGATTGGGTTTAAGGATTTGCTATTAATTAGTTCATGTACTTTATCTACTAAATAGTCAAGGTCGAAAGGCTTAGGAATAAAAGCGTCGCAGCCTTAGTCGCCCAAAGAGTTGATCACTTTTGAATGTGCAGAGACTATAATCACGGGTAACTGATATCTGTAAGCATCTCTCTTTAGCTGCGCACACCATTCGCCCCCGTTAATGCCGTCAAGCAAATAGTCTATCAGCACCACATCCGGCAAGAAGCCGTCTACCGCTTTTATAACATCGCTTCGTCCGTCTTCGGCCTGCACATCAAAGCCATAACAAATGAGTGCGTCGCGCATAATTTCCAGGCAGTCTGCATCATTATCCACTATAAGCACCTTTTTATTCATGGCTAAGCTTTTTACCCGGTATAGGTATTAAAATGCTTTTTACATATGCCAGAAAAGTCTCACCGTCCAGCTTAACAAGCACTGTAGTGCCATCAATACCGTAGGCCATTTGTGCAGGTTCCACTACTATATTAAAATAGGTGTCATAGCCATCAGGCAGGTTATGGATGTCGGGCCTCGTGAATACAGGCTTAAGCAGTATAGTTATCTTACTACTCTTTTTGCTATATTTTGAGGTTTTAGACAGGCAAAACCTGAAGCCGTAATTGAGGAGAAACCTCAGCAATTGAGGACTGAGTAATATTTTCATATCAGGGGCAGATTTAACTAATACGAAAATATTGCAATGGGTTTTTACGCAAACAGTATTATTACCGAAAATAATCTGCGGTTTTTACGCAAAATGAGAATGTTAGCAGCAGGGGATTTTACTTTCAAGATAGTAGTCCGTCTAAGCAGGCTAGTTTTATGAGAGCTGCCATATTGCGCGCACCGGAGCGGGTGATGAGGCTTTGACGGTAGCCTTCAACAGTACGCTTGCTGGTAAAAAGTTTGTCGGCTATTTCTTCATTTGTATAACCATTGGCAATCAGGGACAAAACCTCTACGTCCCGGTCGGTTAAGTGAAGATTAAAAATAGTAGCATTGCTCTTCTCAGGAGATTTTATTTGCCTGTTCAACAAAGAAATAGCTATCTCGCTACAGAGGTACTTATTACCGGCACAAACTTGCTTTATAGCAAAGACCATTTCTTCATTGGCGACATTTTTTAGCAGGTATGCTAATGCCCCGTTATTAAATGCTTTATTGACAAATTTTTGGTTGTCAAGCATACTTAACACTACTATGCGCAGGTGATGTGTGGTTTCTTGTAATTTCTCCAGAAGGTCCATACCACTCAGGTCGGGCATATTTATGTCGGTTATCAATACATCTGCCTCTAGGCCGCCTTCAAGCATCTTAATTACCTCGAGGCCGTTTTCTGCTTCGCCAACAATTTGCATTTCTCCCTCGCTTTCAAGCAGCAGCCGCAGGCCGTTGCGTACAATCTGGTGGTCTTCTGCAAGTACTATGCGAATTGGCGATTTTTTTCTATCTCTCATGCGCGGCTTATCATGCAAGGTATAACGAAAATGTTATAACCTTGTTCATATCTAAACATATTGATCGGCGTAAGTAATTTATATTTTTTTGCCAGTTTTGTGTATTACAGTTCCAATCCCAAAATTTTTTCAACGCGTTACCCAGGCAAAGCCTTTGAGCCGAAAATGAAGAAGGAACCTAAAAAACCGATGCCCAACCGGCTTTCTGGCGCGGATGCAGCCAAAAGGTTACACGCGCTTACCAATCTGGTGCCGGCGTTGATCTGGGAAGCAGATACTGAAGGAAAAGTTATTACCCTTACCGACCGTTGGTCTGCCTATACAGGGCAAACTGCAGAACAAACCCAGAATTGGGGATGGCTTGACGCTATACATCCCCAAGATTTGCCGCGTGTGCACCATAAATTCGCAACCGCATTTAAAACTGGTGCGGGTATTGAGCTGGAGCAACGTATACGCGCGGCCAATGGCGAGTACCGGTGGTTTCATGTGCAGCATCAACCTGTGTTAAAGGAAAATGGTAAAGTAGAACGCTGGTTTGGTGCCGCTATAGATATCCATAAAACCAAACTGGCCGAAGAGGAACTGCAGAAAAGTGAAGAAAAATTCCGCCTGCTCTTTAATTCTATAGACGAAGGGTTTTACCTGGCCGAAGCCATCTTTGATGCCGCGGGTAAATGTATAGATGTGTTTTACCATGAGGAAAACCCGGCCGCGATACATATGGCAGGCCGGTCTGCAAAGGGGCGCTTAATGAGCAGCCTTGCCCCTTACGAACAATACTGGCGTGATTTTTTTGGTGAGGTAGTAAAAACGGGCAAACCTACACGGCGCGAGGAGTATGCTGCTGCGGATGGAGTATGGTATGAGTTTTACGCTTTTAAAACGGCGCAAACACCCGGCAATCAATTTGTAATTATTTTTAGGGACGTAACAGCCCGCAGGCTTTCTGAAGAAGCGATGCTGCAAAGCGAAAAAAAATACCGTACGCTTTTTAATTCTGTCGACGAAGGTTTCTGCATTATAGAAATGATCTATGAAGGCGGCAAAGCAGTTGATTATCGCTTTATTGAAGCTAACCCGGCCTTCGAAAAACAAACCGGCCTGATTGGCGCCGTAGGCAAAACAATGCGCGAGCTGGAACCCCGGCATGAAGATCACTGGTTTAAGATCTACGCTAAGGTTGCCAAAACCGGTAAAGCCGTAAGGTTTGAAGAACAGGCAGCTCATCTTGCAGGTGGCGTTTGGTATCAGGTTTATGCTTTCCCGTTCGGAGAGAAAGCTAAAAATCGTGTGGCTATACTTTTTAATGATGTTACGCACAAGAAAAACAGCGAGAGACTGCTGTTTGAATCAGAAGAACGCTTCCGGACTTTCTTAGATACTACTTCTGATGTGGTTTACAAGATGAGTGCCGACTGGAAAGAAATGCGTTCGCTGGTGGGTAAAGAGTTTTTGCCTAATACAGAAGACCCAAGTACAAATTGGGTAGATAAATACATCCCGACAGAAGATCGGATGCAGGTTTGGAACACTATCAACAGCGCCATTGAAAATAAGTCGGTTTTTGAACTAGAGCATCGTGTTATCCGTGCAGACGGGTCTATAGGCTGGACGTTCTCCAGGGCGATGCCTATACTAAATGTAGACGAAGAAATCACTGAGTGGTTTGGTACAGCTACCGATATTACTAAAAGTAAAAATGCTGAAAATATGCACAGGGAGCAAGAAAAGCGCTATCGTGCGCAATTGCAGCATGAAGTACAACTACGGACTAACGAATTACTGTCCGTAAAAGAAACACAACAGCGGGAAGTATTTCAATCAACCCTTACAGCTCTTGAAGAAGAACGCAAACGCATTTCTGAAAGTTTGCACAATGGTTTTGGCCAGTTGCTGTATGGTTTAAAGATCAGCCTCTCGGGCCTTAGCGAGAGCGACGACCATGAAACATTTACTGATGCGAAAAATTACGCATCGGCATTATTAAGCGACGCGATAAAAGAGAGCAGGCGTATATCCCACGAGTTGATGCCCGCCGTGCTCGAAGAGTTCGGGTTAAACGCGGCAATTCAGGATATATGCCAGCAACTGTCAGATGGGGTGGTCTTCAATTGCAA
It encodes the following:
- a CDS encoding acyltransferase family protein, coding for MKNLVNETPTPKRSYAFVDAIRCIAMISIVMEHATTLPSNIYHPKSFTEVVVLSTITQIGKFGTVCFFLLAGFLIGEKFTDYTPVQYLKRRLNSTFLPWLIWSGVFFLFLLGDDIFIAMRFNHGQFDSTFGSTIIDQLKLVYLHSSFWFIPNFLICITLLLIFKKWLYQRWLGAIFLLFTCLYAINIYYEVIDPLHSTAIFGFVFFLWLGAQFNKHLNALEAWMKKVPLGVWIALTLITLVLGVGESLILRNTNSADPYNTLRLSNILYSMSFFFMLFSIREFPFTKRLKPRETTYGIYLLQFILVYSIVPLVFPTLKHSAQSLSFPLVLAYLLARFIMVYALAWGIVTLLNKTRMKWLTGN
- a CDS encoding sensor histidine kinase: MKKEPKKPMPNRLSGADAAKRLHALTNLVPALIWEADTEGKVITLTDRWSAYTGQTAEQTQNWGWLDAIHPQDLPRVHHKFATAFKTGAGIELEQRIRAANGEYRWFHVQHQPVLKENGKVERWFGAAIDIHKTKLAEEELQKSEEKFRLLFNSIDEGFYLAEAIFDAAGKCIDVFYHEENPAAIHMAGRSAKGRLMSSLAPYEQYWRDFFGEVVKTGKPTRREEYAAADGVWYEFYAFKTAQTPGNQFVIIFRDVTARRLSEEAMLQSEKKYRTLFNSVDEGFCIIEMIYEGGKAVDYRFIEANPAFEKQTGLIGAVGKTMRELEPRHEDHWFKIYAKVAKTGKAVRFEEQAAHLAGGVWYQVYAFPFGEKAKNRVAILFNDVTHKKNSERLLFESEERFRTFLDTTSDVVYKMSADWKEMRSLVGKEFLPNTEDPSTNWVDKYIPTEDRMQVWNTINSAIENKSVFELEHRVIRADGSIGWTFSRAMPILNVDEEITEWFGTATDITKSKNAENMHREQEKRYRAQLQHEVQLRTNELLSVKETQQREVFQSTLTALEEERKRISESLHNGFGQLLYGLKISLSGLSESDDHETFTDAKNYASALLSDAIKESRRISHELMPAVLEEFGLNAAIQDICQQLSDGVVFNCKIRGRGDHLERYLQLAVYRTVQELMLNVVNHAEATEATVMVIINSTQIEIAVKDNGKGISDEVKDRKGIGLASIRGKIKLLNGNIDIISNAGTQVKIVIPLKN
- a CDS encoding porin family protein, with product MKKIILSLALLTAFSITTKAQLILGVKAGANFSHINTDQFNQSTLTGYQAGIFVRGGRGFFVQPELYLSGTGSNFTVQNAGKTENAKVRFTNINVPLLFGQSFGSSSLNFRIMAGPIYTGILNIDQNFSDNAKATYQDIGTYKTGTLGFQAGAGVDVGSITFDARYEGGLTKVNSAYGQRQNLFALSVGYKFL
- a CDS encoding single-stranded DNA-binding protein, whose protein sequence is MNNSGCVNKVILAGKITEDPYWLDGGKNKWLCFKLLTTEKRSSAKGETVQEELHQIKVHENCPSLSKIQLQVNDIIYLQGKIQTTAFVDGDNHKRYKTDVIANSIDQWEI
- a CDS encoding S41 family peptidase; translation: MKRSFYRRAGITAVVLGLAVTIWSFNEDLFQISKNLDVFASVYKEVNVNYVDDINSAKLVKTGVDAMLDGLDPYTEFVPESEIEDYKLKYVSSQYGGIGASIFTRDKKIYVSGVFAGFPAQKADVRPGDQILKINDVDLAGKTNDQVSQLLKGSKGAVVKLLFKRGDEAPVEKSILRDEIKQPNVSYYGMVDGNMGYIKLDKFLENSADEVTNALTSLKKNNPQGFILDLRSNGGGILQEAVKIVNLFVAKDVQVVSQKGKVTEKNFTYRTPIAPLEPNLPLVVLVNNRSASASEIVAGSLQDLDRAVIIGQRSYGKGLVQQTFTLPYNSLVKITIAKYFIPSGRCVQALDYTHRKSDGSVLRMADSSLHEFKTKNGRSVYDGSGVYPDIQVKQERFAQITQTLVSKLLIFDYANKYRAAHATIPSAANFKLTDADYADFVKYLAGKDYSYNTNSEKLLATLKTEATKEKEFGEIQAEYDVLKTKLTNSKKNDLQIHREEITQVLENEIADRYYYERGRFEVNFKYDKELAQAVKTMQDKAQVAAVLNGAGAYKVIGKPVLASVGTKKNEDIADQ
- a CDS encoding helix-turn-helix domain-containing protein, producing the protein MENVTNILTEIKKQRMAKAYSQEYMAYRMDCSQNAYSKIELGHTKITLIQLFKIVDVLELNLHELIAGEVLAN
- a CDS encoding glycosyltransferase family 2 protein, producing MSTYNGARFLREQIDSVLGQTYRYIELVITDDGSTDGTIDIINDYVKGDTRVKLYQNPQNLGFVRNFEKAIYLCTGDYIALCDQDDIWEPDKLQQLVNNIGDNILIYHDSQLFNEEGLMVKVSDVFNMYEGDSPLALLFYNCLSGHAFMFDKKLATYLKQNGPFDPAFYHDWWIAFVAASYGSIKYLDKVLVQYRQHMNSKTDLIRIRGEMDNSGHPRYFHKSLPWLKKCYTVKGKYQQFIGKLIYLLEHKTWLNSFILLYHLLSKVSTTNYIDQKSAISKLNFLRKASFYKVPQVNSR
- a CDS encoding response regulator transcription factor, translating into MNKKVLIVDNDADCLEIMRDALICYGFDVQAEDGRSDVIKAVDGFLPDVVLIDYLLDGINGGEWCAQLKRDAYRYQLPVIIVSAHSKVINSLGD
- a CDS encoding response regulator transcription factor, whose product is MRDRKKSPIRIVLAEDHQIVRNGLRLLLESEGEMQIVGEAENGLEVIKMLEGGLEADVLITDINMPDLSGMDLLEKLQETTHHLRIVVLSMLDNQKFVNKAFNNGALAYLLKNVANEEMVFAIKQVCAGNKYLCSEIAISLLNRQIKSPEKSNATIFNLHLTDRDVEVLSLIANGYTNEEIADKLFTSKRTVEGYRQSLITRSGARNMAALIKLACLDGLLS
- a CDS encoding 3-keto-disaccharide hydrolase, giving the protein MRPLFLSLGALLLAVSVSAQNKLTIKEREQGWQLLFNGTSTTGWHNYLKPTASAAWSVKNGELSLDPAAPGQGDLVTDKEYENFELSLDWNISPEGNSGIIFGVHEDSTLKQTYLSGIEMQILDDKGAEDNKLATHLAGSLYDMRAPSQNTVKPAGDWNKAVIWKKDGHLKFWLNDVQVIDVQIGSADWNTLLFNSKFKSWANFAKCPKGHIALQDHNHKVSFKNIKIRTL